The sequence GGCCAGATGGGAATCCGCCGCCAGCGGGACGCCGTCGAAGCGGTGCTCGGCCGGCCGCATGAAGCGTTTGACGAGGTGTTCCTCGCCCGGTCCCAGGAGGTGTACGGCGAAGTCCTCGGCGCCGGTCAGCGTCTCGTGCGTACGGGAGTTGCGGTCGAGGCAGACCAGGAACAGCGGCGGGGTCAACGACAGCGAGCTGACCGCGCTGGCTGTCAGGCCGCGCGGCCTGCCCCGGTCGTCGTAGCAGGTGACGATGGTGACGGGGGCGGCCAGGGCGGACATCGCGGCGCGGAAGGCGTCGGCCAGTTCCTGGGACGCTCCTTCCGGGGCAGGGGACTGGCGCTGAGACTGGGGCTGGGGCTGGGATTCGAGCAGTGTCGACGTCATCGGGCCACCTCCAGAGGCCGGGCCGAGCCCTGCAGCCAGCGGCCCTCGGGGCGGCCGGAGAATCCGTCCCGGATGTCCCACACGACGTGGCCGCCCTTCACCGTGGTGGTGAAGCGTCCGGTGAAGGTCCAGCCCTCGTACGCGGACCAGCCGCAGAGCGCCTGTACGTCGTGCGCGGAGAACTGCCAGCGTTCGGACGGGTTCAGCAGGGTCAGGTCCGCGTCCGCGCCGGCTTCGAGGCGGCCCTTGCCGGGCAGGTCGAAGAGCCGGGCGGGCCCCGCGCCCATGAGCCGGGCCAGGTGTGCGGCCGCCTCGTCCGGGGCGATGTCCCGGGTCCGCAGACCGGTCCAGACAGCCGTGGCAAGTTCCTGGACACCGGGGAGGCCGGGCGGCGCGTCGGCCGGCGGCCGGTTCTTCTCCTCCACGGTGTGCGGGGCGTGGTCGCTGCCGAGCGTGGCGACCTCACCGTGCAGCACGGCGTGCCACAGACGCTTCTGGTCACGGCACTCGCGGATGGCGGGGGAGAGGCGTGTACGCGGACCACGCCGGGTGGTGTCGTCATGGGTGAACGAGAGGTGATGCCCCGTCACCTCGTAGGTGAGCGGCAGACCTTCGGCCGCCGCGGCCGACAGCAGATCGGCCTCCTCGGCCGACGACACATGGAGGATGTGCGTCTTCGTGCCGAACTCGCGCACCAGCCGGACGACGTTGGCGACAGCGACTATCCCCCCGGACCGCGGCCGGTGCGGCTCGTATCCGCCGTACGAGTCCGGGGCGCCCGCACTCGCGTCGAGCAGGTCGAAGACGTGCTGGTCCTCGGCGTGCAGGACGAGCCGGACACCACCTCGGGCGGCGGCGGCGAAGGCCCGCCGCAACTGCTCGCCGTCGCGGAACACGACCGGGGCCGTGTGGTGGCCGGCCATGAACACCTTCGCCGAACTCGCTATTCGGGGGTCGAGTTCGGCCAGCAGCTCGGGATTGTCGGGGTCGGCACCCATGTGGAAGCGGTAGTCGATCCACGAAGTGCCCTGGATCACCGCGGCCTTGGCGAGCATGCTGGACTCGTCCAGGGACGGCGGGCGGGTGTTGGGCATGTCGAGCACGGTCGTCACACCGCCGACCAGGGCTGCCCGGCTGCCGTGCTCCCAGTCCTCCTTGTACTCCAGACCGGGTGTGCGGAAGTGGACGTGGGAGTCGATCAGGCCCGGCAGTACGTAACGGCCGGAGGCGTCGAGGCGCGGGCCCGGCGGCAGCGGATCGCCCGGCGCGTGCAGGGCGGCGACCCGGCCGTCACGGACGACCACCGTTCCGTCGCGGACACCGTCGGGGGTGACGAGGCGGCCCCCTTCGACGATCAGATCGGCGGGAAGGCCGGCGGACGAGAGCGTGGGCAGGTCGGCGGACGAGAGGGCGGGAAGGTCGGCGGATTCGGGATTCAGCGGTTCCACGGCAGACTCACCAGTTCCTTGCAGAGGTCGTTGGTCGGTCCCATCAGGGCGACGGCTCGTGCGTCGCGTCCGTAGCGGTTGATCTCGTTCGAGGCGACATAGCCGGCCGAGCCGAGCAGCCGCTCGACGGCGTTGATGACGCGCTCGGCGGCCGAGGAGGCGATGAGCTTGGAGTGGAGCGTGGCGATCCCGGGGTCGTCGGCGGTCCGCCGTCCGGCCCGCTCGACGATCGCCCGTGCGGCCTCGACCTCGCCCGCGATGTCCACCAGCCGGTGCCGGACGGCCTGTTGGGCCAGCAGCCCGCGCCGCTCGGCGTGCCGGTGGGCGAGATCCAGGGCGGCCTGGGCCAGGCCGACGGACACGGCCCCGAGCGTGGCGCCGCTGTCCCGGACCCCGGCGATGATCGAGGCGGCGGTGCCGATCGGGCCGAGCCGCGCGGTGTCGGGCACATGGCAGTCGTGCACGGAGACGAAACCGGTCGCCGAACCGCGCATGCCGGTCAGCCGCAGCGAGGTGTCGGGTTCGAGGCCGGGAGTGTCCGCCGGTATGAGGAAGAAGGTCTGGCCGGCGGAGCCGTAGCCGGTGTCCGGGGCGGAGTCCGCCGCGGGTTCCTCGGTCTGGGCCAGTACCAGGTAGATGTCGGCCAGACCGGCGCTGGTGGTGAAGGACTTGGCGCCGTTGAGGACCCAGCCCCCGTCGGAGGTCCGACGGGCGACGGTCGACAGGTGCTTCTTGTTCGCGCCCGCGCCCGTCTCGCTCCAGGCGGAGGCGGCGAGCCAGTCACCGCGGGCGAGTTGCGGCAGCAGGCGACGCCGTAGAGCCGGACTGCCGTGTTCGAGGATGCGCCTGCTGACCGCGTAGTGCTGGAAGAGCATGATCGAGGCGGAGGCGTTGACCTGTGCCACCTGCGCGACCGCCGAGTTGAGGCCGTGCGCGTCGGCACCCGTGCCGCCGTACTCGTAGGGCAGTGCCAGCCCGAGCAGTCCGCTCTCGCGCAGCAGGGCCAGCGCCGGCCGGTCGGGTTCGCCGCTCGCGTCGGCGTCCCGGGCGCAGGCGGCAAGGCGCTCACGCGTCGCCGCGGACAGACCGGTGGCCGGGCCGGCGGCCGGGGCGGGGAGGGGCACGTCGGCCAGTACCGGCGCGTCGGGCACGGTCAGGCTGTCAGCGGAAGCCATGACAACTCCTCGGAGGCGGAGGCGGAGGCGGATACGGGGACGGAGGCGGAGGCGGGCAGGAAGGAGCCGCGGTAGTCGACCTGTTTCTCCGCGACGGAGATCCAGGCGAGCCGGCGGTCGCCGGGACCGCCCGTGATGCGGGCCGAGGCGCGGACCGTGGCGCCCGGGGTGCGCAGGGCGAGCATGTCGTTGTCCGGCTGCTCCGAGACACCGGACAGCAGGTAGGGGATCGTGCCCTCCACGGCGGCGCCCGCGGCGAGGCAGGTGGCTCCGGTGAGTGCCACCGTGGGGTGCCAGGACGGTACGGAGATGGCGCGGACCGCGAGGGAACCCGGACCGTCGGGAAGCAGCGCGGCCACCTTGGGGAAGGCGCCGGTGGTGTCCCAGCCCTGTGCCCGGCAGACCGCGAGGCGCAGCCTCTTCATCCGGTCGAACAGCACGAGGTCGTCGGCGAAGAGGCCGTCGACCGTGTGGACACCCAGCTCGGCGGCGTGCACGAAGAGGTACGGATTGCCCATGGAGACAAGGGAGACGGGGACCGTACGCCCCTCGAAGGGGATGCCGGTGACGGGCTCACCGGTGATCAGGAGGTCGTTCACCGGGCGCGGTGGCGAGCAGAGGAAGTGGGCCGTGAAACGGGTGCCCCCGTCGTCGGTCTCCTCCGCCTCGCACACCACGTTGTCCCCGTTGTTGAGGACGTTGACCCGGACCCGGCAGCCGGCCACGAGGGGCTGGATCATGCCCACACGGGCCGCCGCCTCGACCGCCGCCAGGATGGAGTGGCCGCAGGATCCGCGCAGGTCGAAGCTGTCGAGACTGTCCGGCATCGACTGGACGAAACGGTAGTCCAGGTCGAACAGGGGATGCCGGGAGGGCTGGACGAGAGCGTTCTTCAGGACGTCCGCGGCGCCGTGGTCGGCCAGGGCCGCCCGTACTTCGGTGAGCCGGGCCAGTAGTTCGGGTTCCGAGGCGGGCATGGTGCGCGCGTCCATCACGGCGGTGGGGCAGGGGGTGCCGTGGGCGCGGGCGAGGCTGACGGTCATGCCGCCTCCTGCAGAACACGCGCCGGGGTGTGGAGGGTGAGCGGCGTGCCGGCCGCCGCGAAGAACTCCTGCCGCCAGAGCTGGTGGGACATCAGGGACCACAGGGCGAGGGAGACGGTGTCGCTGGGCCGGGTGGCCTGCTCGTGGAACAGCGCGTTGACCCGCTCGGGACGGATCCGGCCGTCGGCGCGCAGCGTCTGGGGCGACAGGACGTCCCGGGCGAGGGTCCACAGCCGCTGGCCGGGCGTGAGCATCGCGGTGATCGGGAGGGTGAAGGGCTGCTTGGGCCGTTCCAGCACACTGCGCGGGATCAGCCCCTGAGCGGCCTGGTACAGGGCCCGCTTCACGCCCAGCCCCGGTACGAGCCGCTGCTCGTCGGTGAGGGTGGAGGCGAAGCGCACGACGGACGGCTGGGTGAACGGCAGCCGTACCTCGATCGAGCTGGCCATCGACAGGTGGTCGACGCGACGCAGGTGGTAGGCGGGCAGCCGGTAACGCTGCTCGACCGCGCCGATGCGCTGCAGCCGGGTGCCGGGACTGCTGTGCAGGATCCGCCGGATGCCGGGCGGCAGGGCGGGGCCGACCGCGTTCACGGCGAAGGCGTACTCGTCGGTGTAAAGGCTCTTGCGCAGGGCCCGGGGGACGGCGGCGAGGTGGTCGAGGTAGCCGTCGATCCAGTTCGAGCCGTGGTGCGCGGCGACCGCCTGGGTCATCCGGGAGTAGCCGCTGAAGAGCTCGTCGGCCGCGTCACCGGTGAGGGCGACCTTGAAGCCGGCGTCGCGGACCGCGCGGAAGAGGGAGAACGTGGACAGCGTGATGGGGTCGGCGTTGGGCTGCCCCAAGTGCCGTACCACGTCGGTCATGAGGTCCGGGAAGGTGGCGGGATCGACCTCGACCTGGTGATGGGTGGTGCCGGCGGCGCGGGCGACCTCGGCGGCGTATCCGCGTTCGTCGCTGGGCCAGGTGCCGGTGTAGGCGATGTTGAAGGTGTGCAGGCTTCCGGTGCCGCCGCCGTCGCGCAGCGCCTGGGCGGCGAGTGCCGTGACGAGGCTGGAGTCGAGCCCGCCGGAGGTGACGGCCGCGACGGGGGCGTCCGCGATCAGGAGCCGCGACACCTCCTCGGACAGCAGGGCGCGCAGCTGGTCCCCGGCCTCTTCCAGGGTGCGGTCCTTGTCGGGGCGAAGGCCCTGCTCGTGGGCCATCGGACGCCGCTTGATCCGCAGTCCGTCCCGGTGGTTGAGGAGGGCGGTGGCGGCCGGCGGCAGCACCTGCACCCCGCGGAACATGGTGCGGTTGCCGAACGGCGTCTTGGAGGTCAGGTAGGCGTCGAGACCCGCCTCGTCCTCCTCCGCCTTCACCCCGGCGAAGCCGAGCAGCGCGGGCAGTTCGGAGGCGAAGTGGAAGCGGCCCGCGGCACGGTCCCAGTGGTAGTAGAGCGGCTTCATGCCCGAGTCGTCGGTGGCCAGCACCATACGGGGGGTCTCCCGCAGGTCCATGACCGCCACCGAGTACATGCCGTCCAGGTGCTCGGCGAACCGGTCGCCGTAGGTGACGTACAGCGCGGGCAGGATGGAGCCGTCGCACAGGTCGTCGAAGTGGAAGCCGAGGCCGCTCAGACGGGCACGCAGCTCGCGGTGGTTGTAGATCTCGCCGTTGAAGACCACGGTGACCCGGCCGAGATGGTAGGGCTGGGCGCCCCCCTCGGGGTCCATGATCGACAGGCGGTTGTTGCCCAGTGCCCAGTCGGGCCGGTGGGCGACACCCTGGGCGTCAGGGCCGCCGTGGTGCATCAGGTCGGCGACGCGGCGCAGTTCGGCCTGGTCGGAATGGACGTTGAAGGTTCCGTATATGCGGCACACGCTGCGTTCACCTGACCTGTGAGGAGTAGCCGGCGGCCGAATAGAGCGCCGGGTCGAAGGGGCTGGGCCCGCCGCACGTCACGAAGCGGCGCGCGGTGGGACCGGTGTGCGGGTTGCGGGCGCCGTGCAGCACTCCGGGTGACGCGTACAGGACGTCGCCCGCGCTCACGTCGATCCACCTGTCGCGCAGGTACATCTGGCCGACGCCCTCGAAGGCGATGAACGCCTCGTCGCTGTCGGGGTGGAGATGGACGTTGAAGGTCTCGCCCGGCTGCTGGATGCCGCAGTGCAGGCACAGACGGCTGCTGCCGTTGCCGGGCCAGAAGACGAAGTTCATGGTGGCCCGGCGTTCCGCGGCGTCGATCTGGCCGGTCCCGCCGAAGCCGCGCAGCTGGGTGGTCTCGTCCCAGAGGGAGGAGTGCAGGACCGGCTCGCTCCCGACGGGGGCACCCGCGAGGGGCGTGCGCCACACGTAGGCGGTCATCCCCCTGCCGTCGCCGTCCGCGGTCAGGGTGAGGGCGTGGCCGGTGGGCGCGTAGGCGGCGGATCCGCGCTCTACGGGGTGGACCGAGTCGCCGACGGCCGCCGTGCCGGTGCCCGAGAAGACCACGACGGTGTTCTCCTCGGCCGCACTGCTCTCGGGGGTGTACGACTCGCCGGCGGCGATCCGGACCACGTGGAGGGTGACATGAGTGGCGCCCGCGGCCGGGCTGACGGGAGTGGCGATCGTGGTGCGGGCGCCGGAGTCCGCGCCGGCGACGGGGTGGAACGCGAACTCGGCCGCGGTGATGATCCGGGCGTCGCCGAGGGCGGGTGCGGGTGCGGTGGATGGGGGCATTCCGGTGGCTGCTTCCTGTGTACGAAGGCCGGTGCGGTGGCGTGGGCCTTCTGGTGCCGTGGGGAAGATGCGCGAGATGCGGGAGTCGGGGGGAGATGGGGGAGAGGGGGCCCAGTGGCCGGAGAGGCTGCTGGGCCCCTTTTCTCTTCCTGTTGCAGGTTCGCGCGGCGGGTTCCCGGTCGTGTCCCGCGTCGCTCCCGGAGGGCGGAGCGGACGCGGGAACCGGGTGGGTGCGCGCCGGGCCGTGGGCACAGGGAGGTGCGGGTTTTCGGCTGCGGGTCCGGTGGGGGCCGGTCGCGCCGTTCCCCGCGCCCCCCAGGACGGGGCTGCGCCCCGTAAGGGCCCGGGGAACGGCGCAGTCTTTTGCCTTCAGGGGCGCGGGGAACGGCGCGGTACGCCCCCACGTACCCGGCGCCAGCTGGTGGGCACAGGGCGCTGGCGCCGGCCCTCGGGGCCGGGATACGCGGGCAGCGGGCAGCCGGGCACACGCGAACGCCGCACGGCGCGCCCCCTGATCAGGGGGCGCGCCGTGCGGCGTTCGCGTGTGCCCGGAGTTGCCTGGAGAGGCCGGCCGGTCCGGGTGGGCCCGAACGGACCGGGTCAGCAGGCCTCGCGGGCGACCACGGGCCGGGCCCGGTCGGCCCGGTCGGTCGGCTCGGTCGGGTCGGCGACGGGCGGTGCCGGAACGGCGGCAGCCGGTGCCTCGGCGGCACGGCGCGCGGGCAGCGGCAGCCTCCCCTCGG is a genomic window of Streptomyces sp. NBC_00414 containing:
- a CDS encoding flavin reductase family protein, with protein sequence MTSTLLESQPQPQSQRQSPAPEGASQELADAFRAAMSALAAPVTIVTCYDDRGRPRGLTASAVSSLSLTPPLFLVCLDRNSRTHETLTGAEDFAVHLLGPGEEHLVKRFMRPAEHRFDGVPLAADSHLAPVIRDASLTLRCVRHDVLEGGDHTILVGRVTGVGGEPTHSGGLLWHRRGFAHARRP
- a CDS encoding dihydroorotase; translated protein: MEPLNPESADLPALSSADLPTLSSAGLPADLIVEGGRLVTPDGVRDGTVVVRDGRVAALHAPGDPLPPGPRLDASGRYVLPGLIDSHVHFRTPGLEYKEDWEHGSRAALVGGVTTVLDMPNTRPPSLDESSMLAKAAVIQGTSWIDYRFHMGADPDNPELLAELDPRIASSAKVFMAGHHTAPVVFRDGEQLRRAFAAAARGGVRLVLHAEDQHVFDLLDASAGAPDSYGGYEPHRPRSGGIVAVANVVRLVREFGTKTHILHVSSAEEADLLSAAAAEGLPLTYEVTGHHLSFTHDDTTRRGPRTRLSPAIRECRDQKRLWHAVLHGEVATLGSDHAPHTVEEKNRPPADAPPGLPGVQELATAVWTGLRTRDIAPDEAAAHLARLMGAGPARLFDLPGKGRLEAGADADLTLLNPSERWQFSAHDVQALCGWSAYEGWTFTGRFTTTVKGGHVVWDIRDGFSGRPEGRWLQGSARPLEVAR
- a CDS encoding acyl-CoA dehydrogenase family protein → MASADSLTVPDAPVLADVPLPAPAAGPATGLSAATRERLAACARDADASGEPDRPALALLRESGLLGLALPYEYGGTGADAHGLNSAVAQVAQVNASASIMLFQHYAVSRRILEHGSPALRRRLLPQLARGDWLAASAWSETGAGANKKHLSTVARRTSDGGWVLNGAKSFTTSAGLADIYLVLAQTEEPAADSAPDTGYGSAGQTFFLIPADTPGLEPDTSLRLTGMRGSATGFVSVHDCHVPDTARLGPIGTAASIIAGVRDSGATLGAVSVGLAQAALDLAHRHAERRGLLAQQAVRHRLVDIAGEVEAARAIVERAGRRTADDPGIATLHSKLIASSAAERVINAVERLLGSAGYVASNEINRYGRDARAVALMGPTNDLCKELVSLPWNR
- a CDS encoding PrpF domain-containing protein, with the translated sequence MTVSLARAHGTPCPTAVMDARTMPASEPELLARLTEVRAALADHGAADVLKNALVQPSRHPLFDLDYRFVQSMPDSLDSFDLRGSCGHSILAAVEAAARVGMIQPLVAGCRVRVNVLNNGDNVVCEAEETDDGGTRFTAHFLCSPPRPVNDLLITGEPVTGIPFEGRTVPVSLVSMGNPYLFVHAAELGVHTVDGLFADDLVLFDRMKRLRLAVCRAQGWDTTGAFPKVAALLPDGPGSLAVRAISVPSWHPTVALTGATCLAAGAAVEGTIPYLLSGVSEQPDNDMLALRTPGATVRASARITGGPGDRRLAWISVAEKQVDYRGSFLPASASVPVSASASASEELSWLPLTA
- the asnB gene encoding asparagine synthase (glutamine-hydrolyzing) → MCRIYGTFNVHSDQAELRRVADLMHHGGPDAQGVAHRPDWALGNNRLSIMDPEGGAQPYHLGRVTVVFNGEIYNHRELRARLSGLGFHFDDLCDGSILPALYVTYGDRFAEHLDGMYSVAVMDLRETPRMVLATDDSGMKPLYYHWDRAAGRFHFASELPALLGFAGVKAEEDEAGLDAYLTSKTPFGNRTMFRGVQVLPPAATALLNHRDGLRIKRRPMAHEQGLRPDKDRTLEEAGDQLRALLSEEVSRLLIADAPVAAVTSGGLDSSLVTALAAQALRDGGGTGSLHTFNIAYTGTWPSDERGYAAEVARAAGTTHHQVEVDPATFPDLMTDVVRHLGQPNADPITLSTFSLFRAVRDAGFKVALTGDAADELFSGYSRMTQAVAAHHGSNWIDGYLDHLAAVPRALRKSLYTDEYAFAVNAVGPALPPGIRRILHSSPGTRLQRIGAVEQRYRLPAYHLRRVDHLSMASSIEVRLPFTQPSVVRFASTLTDEQRLVPGLGVKRALYQAAQGLIPRSVLERPKQPFTLPITAMLTPGQRLWTLARDVLSPQTLRADGRIRPERVNALFHEQATRPSDTVSLALWSLMSHQLWRQEFFAAAGTPLTLHTPARVLQEAA
- a CDS encoding cupin domain-containing protein; protein product: MPPSTAPAPALGDARIITAAEFAFHPVAGADSGARTTIATPVSPAAGATHVTLHVVRIAAGESYTPESSAAEENTVVVFSGTGTAAVGDSVHPVERGSAAYAPTGHALTLTADGDGRGMTAYVWRTPLAGAPVGSEPVLHSSLWDETTQLRGFGGTGQIDAAERRATMNFVFWPGNGSSRLCLHCGIQQPGETFNVHLHPDSDEAFIAFEGVGQMYLRDRWIDVSAGDVLYASPGVLHGARNPHTGPTARRFVTCGGPSPFDPALYSAAGYSSQVR